A genomic window from Henningerozyma blattae CBS 6284 chromosome 3, complete genome includes:
- the MIC19 gene encoding Mic19p (similar to Saccharomyces cerevisiae YFR011C; ancestral locus Anc_1.370): MGAQPSKQSSEPLTTSVKTFVPETQKQIDLTQALITELDGSDETNYVRKQQAELYIERRVQERLAQLESTALNYFDGTLEDSTLKDIKEEKADGSQTLSTTSLQNNINDLNSKLKLFLDRDLDKTKSNVNNENKSKLVQCLRDNKGKPLNCYHEFEEFRKTIT, encoded by the coding sequence ATGGGAGCCCAGCCATCAAAACAATCTTCAGAACCTTTAACGACTTCAGTAAAGACATTTGTTCCAGAAACTCAAAAGCAAATTGACTTAACTCAAGCTTTAATAACTGAATTAGATGGTTCTGACGAAACAAATTATGTTAGAAAACAGCAAGCAGAACTATACATAGAAAGACGTGTCCAAGAAAGATTAGCTCAGTTAGAAAGTACTGCGCTGAATTACTTTGATGGTACCCTAGAAGACTCAACTctaaaagatataaaagaagaaaaggcTGATGGATCTCAAACTTTGTCAACAACTTCactacaaaataatattaatgatttgaattCTAAATTGAAGCTATTTTTAGATAGAGATTTAGATAAGACAAAATCGAACGTAAATAATGAgaataaaagtaaattaGTTCAATGTTTACGAGATAATAAGGGGAAGCCATTAAATTGTTACCAcgaatttgaagaatttagaaaaacaataacctag
- the UBP6 gene encoding ubiquitin-specific protease UBP6 (similar to Saccharomyces cerevisiae UBP6 (YFR010W); ancestral locus Anc_1.369): MSGETLEFNVKHSGNVYPISITSSTTVQELKEQVQELTNVPVSRQKFMVKGGFTDNSMSNLGSVIKQNANVMMLGTPDADLVSKPKKKSTFIEDLLPGQQFQQFNQTPIGLKNLGNTCYLNATLQCLFRIEPLREMILNYKQSSSVSPADEVHQKIVLELRNCFDSLDKKKFQAVMPLMLLNVLRKAYPQFAERDPQGGFYKQQDAEELFTQLFHSLSVILGDKFSDLFTIRYRTTIKDINNEEDVTVKEDENDLKLQCHISGTTNFLKSGLEESLKEQIEKRSDISGVNSTFVVQKQITKLPRFLTVQNVRFFWKRSTQKKSKILRKVTFPFQLDVADMLTPDYASDKIKVREELRLVEKEKSEKERELKKRKLNNNGVLDVLDNEGDTIMTPRERQETEEALKQSEDEHWAEEFKKHFPKDLEAGENPSSVYNLIGIITHQGANSESGHYQAFIRDREDEEIWYKFNDDKVTIVDKEKIETLAGGGESDSALILLYKGLGL, from the exons ATGAGTGGCGAAACTTTAGAAT TCAATGTAAAGCATTCCGGCAATGTCTACCCAATATCAATTACCAGCTCAACTACTGTccaagaattaaaagagcAAGTTCAGGAGCTTACTAATGTTCCTGTTTCCAGGCAAAAGTTTATGGTAAAAGGTGGCTTTACAGATAATTCAATGAGTAACTTAGGATCTGTTATAAAGCAAAATGCGAATGTTATGATGCTGGGTACTCCAGATGCTGATTTGGTGTCTAAaccaaaaaagaaaagcaCATTTATTGAAGACCTATTGCCTGGGCAACAATTTCAACAATTCAATCAAACACCTATTGGCTTAAAAAATCTCGGTAATACTTGTTATTTGAATGCTACTTTGCAATGTCTTTTCAGAATCGAACCATTGAGAGAAATGATCTTGAACTATAAACAATCTAGTAGTGTTTCTCCAGCTGATGAAGTTcatcaaaaaattgttCTAGAATTAAGAAATTGCTTTGATAGtttagataaaaaaaaatttcaagcTGTCATGCCATTGATGCTATTAAACGTATTAAGAAAAGCATATCCACAATTTGCTGAAAGAGACCCTCAAGGTGGATTTTATAAACAACAAGATgctgaagaattatttaccCAATTATTCCATTCATTAAGCGTGATACTTGGTGACAAATTTTCTGACCTATTCACAATCCGCTACAGAACGACAATTAAGGACATCAATAATGAAGAGGATGTTACAGttaaagaagatgaaaatgacTTAAAATTGCAATGCCACATTTCTGGCACAacaaatttcttaaaaagTGGCCTAGAAGAGTCACTAAAGgaacaaattgaaaagCGTTCTGATATTTCGGGAGTCAATTCAACATTTGTCGttcaaaaacaaattacTAAGCTTCCAAGGTTTTTAACAGTTCAAAATGttagatttttttggaaGAGATCAACTCAAAAGAAGTCAAAAATTTTGCGTAAAGTTACGTTCCCATTCCAATTAGATGTTGCTGATATGTTAACTCCAGATTATGCATCCGATAAGATTAAAGTCCGTGAAGAACTTAGATTAGTtgagaaagaaaaaagtgAAAAAGAACGTGAACTTAAAAAAcgtaaattaaataataatggagTATTAGATGTTTTGGATAATGAAGGTGATACTATTATGACACCAAGAGAAAGACAAGAGACCGAAGAAGCTTTAAAACAAAGCGAAGATGAGCATTGGGCTGAGGAATTTAAGAAGCATTTCCCCAAAGATTTAGAAGCTGGGGAAAATCCATCATCAGTTTACAATTTGATTGGTATTATCACACATCAAGGTGCTAATTCAGAATCTGGCCATTATCAAGCTTTTATTAGAGATagagaagatgaagaaatatGGTATAAATTTAACGATGACAAAGTCACAATTGTagacaaagaaaaaattgaaacttTAGCAGGTGGTGGTGAAAGTGATAGTGCGTTAATCTTACTGTACAAAGGTTTAGGTTTAtaa
- the TLG2 gene encoding t-SNARE syntaxin TLG2 (similar to Saccharomyces cerevisiae TLG2 (YOL018C); ancestral locus Anc_1.372): MFRDRTNLFLSYRRTFPHNTNYNLITTHGLEDYGGALENGIHDEESYPMIDMNTTSNTGVKSTDGSNLLSTTTETMPPEFVGYTNDIDEYLLQAARLMESLGKLYRKNSLPGFEDKSHDEQEIEDLSYRITQYFQRCYNIMKKLQTIFEGQVFQNKRLNKGELIVLDNLQKRFAQKIQISSNRFRVLQNNYLKFLNKDDLKPIIPKNYENSKQLLIEEEELANSSKQQFLDQGIEDYSRQTLQKQLQKSNQVTDQSQRYLEQRDEEITSLAKGVLEVSTIFREMQSLIIDQGTIVDRIDYNLENTVINLKDADKELTEATRYQKRTQKCKLILLLSLCVLALFFFVMLKPHGSKTIVKYKDNNHVILVDSPTSTTSVDSKPTTSVSLLQQQQTVQEDPQIQGQTELTNQEQNQDNNESNDGNINDVDLEEVLNENISAFEEDLERLQDGSNT, translated from the coding sequence ATGTTCAGAGATAGAACCAACTTATTTCTCTCCTATAGAAGAACGTTCCCTCATAACACGAACTATAATCTGATAACAACTCATGGCCTAGAAGATTATGGGGGTGCCTTAGAAAATGGCATTCATGACGAAGAGTCTTATCCAATGATAGATATGAATACAACATCAAATACTGGAGTCAAAAGTACTGATGGTAGTAATTTGCTCAGTACAACTACAGAAACTATGCCTCCTGAATTTGTCGGCTATACTAACGATATTGATGAATACTTATTACAGGCAGCACGATTGATGGAATCCCTTGGCAaattatatagaaaaaacTCCTTACCAGGTTTTGAAGACAAAAGTCATGATGAGCAAGAGATTGAAGACTTGAGTTATAGAATTACTCAGTATTTCCAAAGATGttataatataatgaaaaaattacaaactATATTTGAAGGACAAGTTTTCCAGAATAAACGGTTGAATAAGGGAGAATTAATTGTCTTGgataatttacaaaagaGGTTTGCTCAAAAGATCCAAATATCAAGCAATAGATTTAGGGTacttcaaaataattatttgaaattcttaaataaagatgatCTGAAACCAATTATACCAAAGAATTATGAAAATTCTAAGCAATTATtgattgaagaagaagaacttgcaaattcatcaaaacAACAATTTTTAGATCAAGGTATTGAGGATTATTCCAGACAAACCTTGCAAAAACAATTGcaaaaatcaaatcaagTTACTGACCAATCACAAAGGTATCTTGAACAAAGAGATGAAGAAATAACAAGCTTGGCAAAAGGTGTCCTAGAAGTGAGCACAATATTCAGAGAGATGCAAAGTTTAATTATCGATCAAGGCACTATTGTGGATAGAATTGATTATAACTTAGAAAATACAGTCATCAATTTAAAGGATGCTGACAAAGAATTAACGGAAGCGACTCGTTACCAAAAAAGAACTCAAAAATGtaaactaatattattactatcatTATGTGTATTAgcactatttttttttgtcatGTTAAAACCACATGGTTCAAAGACGATCgttaaatataaagataaCAATCATGTGATATTAGTAGATTCACCAACTTCAACTACAAGTGTTGATTCTAAACCAACCACATCTGTATCACTActtcaacaacaacagaCAGTACAGGAAGATCCACAAATACAAGGACAAACTGAGTTGACCAATCAGGAACAAAATCAAGATAACAATGAGAGCAATGATGGAAATATTAACGATGTAGATCTGGAAGAAGTTCtcaatgaaaatataagTGCATTTGAGGAGGACCTAGAGAGGCTTCAGGATGGAAGTAATACCTAG
- the TBLA0C01170 gene encoding uncharacterized protein (similar to Saccharomyces cerevisiae IOC3 (YFR013W) and ESC8 (YOL017W); ancestral locus Anc_1.373) produces MTFADFSTVKIQKMNNHNSNITLDNNSNHGNHNLKTDELKKAALSSPTSSNHTSSDEKSSSVGTISPNVAVSSTSPKKSLNKNSGSTTHSVNSNMISASGSINELTVNLANSGTTNSLTIPYEEYISTVSLPFDEFRTATPSKLNPNETPESANLDLIKDVNEFIDCFPYSKVIPYARYIVKIMTFINKFESFFPLELLDLSYQDFEIGLSLIDEKLLEKNEESALKLIRDKMDLLCLSLLKLLFAKENNEVFKPRGSIMNYRKTKSPYGKLLQQLRKSLDIYGYPIEWKTQEYDSENNSQNTLHDKMNEEPVDPNHPEILIPDNPYSTNFLLLPLEEDPLQNRRIEKVGLIALEPLDRVIFLSTLCTWCLSYSVPIRTEINYLTNIFKGYVSVDTQYVPRYLKKGSFETKHDFLNLCKKVEIRIEKRKRRRGLNPASQSQRTKDLKAQLDILDSIKKSLKFVKTTTEKNEINLIKNYKKWCQIFDIESSLIVESNPISNPYKELQYKLRLNEFFVNRIPKIGDFYIPRLHTYSLLKSKSTNNEEFSVYTDLINLETLLDEFKNGNYTARDIYYSIKNSNLTISLRFKLLFHNTSGAINGINFTEKRFKACDNYWYEICYDSKSLLTFIKYLENSLLPQYEASLNDRFIKDCTRNVSISEVSTNSKETNLLEGDTDIIDNGLGEIKSLCDPQYDSLVVLYKYLDKMRYYFQVLEQVQQQGEEIENEIKIKQKEKEKEENEIKANQPLGVRRSSRLRKLSNHNKALEDTQNLSTNDEYAGGEDELYSDYSEYEAELETASVGTGLDDEEEDIHPKKANQKHVRIQDTREERMLKRRRK; encoded by the coding sequence atgACTTTTGCTGATTTTTCCACTGTAAAAATACAGAAAATGAATAACCataatagtaatatcaCTTTGGATAACAATAGTAACCATGGTAATCATAATTTGAAAACAGATGAGTTGAAAAAAGCAGCATTGTCATCGCCCACTTCTTCTAATCACACATCGTCAGATGAAAAAAGCTCATCGGTTGGCACCATTTCTCCTAATGTTGCTGTCTCTAGCACCTCTCCTAAAAAATCACTTAACAAAAATTCAGGTTCAACCACTCATTCTGTTAATAGTAATATGATATCTGCATCCGGTTCCATCAACGAATTGACAGTCAATTTGGCAAATTCAGGCACAACTAATTCGTTAACGATACCGTACGAAGAATACATTTCTACTGTGTCTCTACCGTTTGATGAATTTCGAACTGCAACACCTTCTAAGTTGAACCCTAATGAAACACCTGAGAGTGCAAATTTAGATCTAATTAAAGACGTCAATGAATTCATCGACTGTTTTCCATATTCAAAAGTTATACCATACGCAAGATATATTGTCAAAATAATGACGTTTATAAacaaatttgaatcatttttcCCTCTTGAATTACTAGATTTGTCATATcaagattttgaaatagGTTTAAGTTTAATAGATGAAAAACTTCtcgaaaaaaatgaagaatcaGCTTTAAAGCTGATAAGAGATAAGATGGATCTTTTATGCCTATCgcttttgaaattgttaTTTGCTAAAGAGAATAATGAAGTATTTAAACCAAGGGGAAGTATTATGAATTATAGAAAAACTAAATCGCCATATGGGAAATTATTGCAACAATTAAGGAAGAGTTTGGATATATATGGTTATCCTATAGAGTGGAAAACTCAAGAATATGATTCTGAGAATAATAGCCAAAATACACTACATGACAAAATGAATGAAGAGCCAGTTGACCCAAATCATCCTGAAATTTTGATTCCAGATAATCCATAttcaacaaattttttattattaccactTGAAGAAGACCCTTTGCAAAATAGAAGAATCGAAAAAGTTGGTCTCATAGCTTTAGAGCCCTTAGACAGAgttatttttctttctacTCTTTGTACCTGGTGTTTGTCATATTCAGTACCAATTCGTACcgaaattaattatttaactaatatctttaaaggGTATGTTTCAGTTGATACACAATATGTCCCAAGATATCTGAAAAAGGGGTCTTTTGAAACGAAAcatgattttttaaatttatgtaaaaaagttgaaattagaattgaaaaaaggaaaagaagaagaggatTAAACCCAGCTTCTCAAAGTCAAAGAACAAAGGATTTAAAAGCCCAATTAGATATCTTAGATTCAATTAAGAAgtcattaaaatttgttaaaacAACTACtgagaaaaatgaaatcaatttaattaaaaactATAAAAAATGGTGCcaaatttttgatattgagTCATCATTAATAGTTGAAAGTAATCCTATATCAAATCCAtataaagaattacaaTATAAATTAAGATTAAACGAATTTTTTGTTAACAGAATTCCTAAAATTGGAGatttttatattccaaGATTGCATACATATTCACttttaaaatctaaaagtactaataatgaagaattttcGGTATATACTGacttaataaatttggaaacattattagatgaattCAAAAATGGAAACTACACTGCTAgagatatatattattctatTAAGAACTCCAATCTAACTATCAGTTtaagatttaaattattatttcacaACACCTCAGGTGCTATTAATGGGATTAACTTTACTGAAAAGAGATTTAAAGCATGTGATAACTATTGGTACGAAATATGCTATGACTCAAAATCCCTGCTTacatttatcaaatatttagagaattctttattacCCCAATACGAAGCTAGTTTAAATGATCGTTTTATAAAAGATTGTACAAGAAACGTATCTATTTCAGAAGTAAGTACAAATAGCAAAGAGACTAATCTATTAGAAGGAGATACGGATATAATAGATAACGGATTAGGAGAGATTAAAAGTTTATGTGATCCACAGTATGATAGCCTAGTTGTCttgtataaatatttggataaaATGCGTTATTATTTCCAAGTGCTAGAACAAGTGCAGCAGCAAGGagaagaaatagaaaatgaaataaaaatcaaacaaaaagaaaaggagaaagaagaaaatgaaattaaagcAAATCAGCCCTTAGGTGTCCGTCGTTCATCAAGATTAAGGAAATTGTCGAATCATAATAAAGCATTGGAAGATACTCAAAATTTGTCAACTAATGATGAGTATGCTGGCGGTGAAGATGAATTGTATTCCGATTATTCGGAGTATGAAGCAGAATTAGAGACAGCATCAGTGGGTACTGGGcttgatgatgaagaggAGGACATACATCCTAAAAAGGCTAACCAAAAGCATGTTCGGATTCAAGATACTCGAGAAGAAAGAATGTTAAAGAGGAGGAGGAAATAA